Proteins encoded together in one Mycobacterium simiae window:
- the treY gene encoding malto-oligosyltrehalose synthase, whose product MVFPVLSTYRLQLRGPASGDAFTFADAEHLLDYLDELGVSHLYLSPILTAVTGSTHGYDVTDPTTVSPELGGPDGLARLSAAAAERGLGLIVDIVPNHVGVDQPTQNPWWWDVLRHGRSSSYATFFDIDWDLDEQGRIVLPVLGSDDDVADLKVDGDLLRLGDLTLPIAPGTGDGTGPQVHYRQHYRLVGWRNGIVGYRRFFSITSLAGLRQEDRAVFEASHAEVARWVQEGLVDGVRIDHPDGLSDPTGYLAWLRDLLGPDALIVIEKILAVDEALEATLPIQGTTGYDVLREVGGVFVDPAGAPALTELVESAGVDYHGMPRQLADLKVQVATETLGSELARLRRAVAAAAGTDHPQLPDAIAQLLSHIDVYRSDYLSLSAVLPTALAETQSAQPELGPALQVLAAALAHGGEPATRLQQLCGAVTAKAVEDCLFYRDARLVSLNEVGGEPHRFGVGAAEFHHRAVTRARLWPQAMSALSTHDTKRGEDVRARIGVLSQVPSLWTEFVARWEVRASSPDPVTGQFLWQNIFGLWPVSGEITDELRGRLHTYAEKAIREAALHTSWNEPDAAFEDAVHRWLDTVLDGPVAGQLTELVAQLNPHGASDALGQKLLALTVPGIPDVYQGTELWDDSLVDPDNRRPVDYAARRAALAALEHPKMRVVTTALRVRRAHPDTFRHGAYVPVLADGDAADHLLAFRRGDDIVVAVTRWTVRLAEKGWRNTVLSLPEGTWKDTLTGAIADGPTSAAQLFADLPVVLLERHRD is encoded by the coding sequence ATGGTCTTTCCGGTGCTGTCCACCTACAGGTTGCAGCTGCGCGGTCCGGCCAGCGGCGACGCGTTCACGTTCGCCGACGCCGAACACCTGCTGGATTACCTTGACGAACTCGGGGTGTCGCATCTGTACCTGTCGCCCATCCTGACCGCCGTCACCGGGTCGACGCACGGGTATGACGTCACCGACCCGACCACGGTCTCACCGGAGCTGGGCGGGCCTGACGGCCTGGCGCGACTGTCGGCCGCGGCGGCCGAACGCGGCCTCGGGTTGATCGTCGACATCGTGCCTAACCACGTCGGAGTCGACCAGCCCACTCAGAACCCATGGTGGTGGGACGTGCTGCGGCACGGCCGGTCCTCTTCGTACGCAACGTTTTTCGACATTGACTGGGATCTGGACGAGCAAGGTCGGATTGTGCTGCCGGTCCTGGGTTCCGATGACGACGTCGCCGACCTGAAGGTGGACGGCGACCTGCTGCGGCTGGGTGACCTGACGCTGCCGATCGCGCCAGGAACCGGGGACGGAACCGGACCGCAGGTGCACTATCGCCAGCATTACCGGCTGGTGGGCTGGCGCAACGGCATCGTCGGCTATCGCCGATTCTTTTCGATCACCTCGCTGGCCGGCCTGCGCCAGGAGGACCGGGCGGTGTTCGAGGCCAGCCATGCCGAGGTCGCCCGGTGGGTTCAGGAGGGACTCGTCGACGGGGTACGCATCGACCACCCCGACGGATTATCCGATCCCACCGGGTATTTGGCGTGGCTGCGCGACTTGCTCGGACCGGACGCGTTGATCGTGATCGAGAAGATCCTGGCGGTCGACGAGGCTTTGGAAGCTACGCTGCCGATCCAGGGCACGACAGGCTACGACGTGCTGCGCGAGGTGGGCGGGGTGTTCGTCGACCCCGCCGGGGCGCCGGCGCTGACCGAACTCGTCGAGTCCGCGGGTGTCGACTATCACGGCATGCCGCGGCAGCTGGCCGACCTCAAAGTGCAGGTAGCTACCGAGACCCTGGGCAGCGAGCTGGCCAGGCTGCGACGCGCCGTCGCGGCGGCGGCCGGCACCGATCATCCCCAGCTGCCCGACGCAATTGCCCAACTGCTCAGCCACATCGATGTCTACCGCAGCGACTACCTGAGTCTGAGTGCCGTTCTGCCCACCGCGCTGGCCGAAACCCAGTCCGCGCAACCGGAACTGGGCCCCGCCTTGCAGGTGCTCGCCGCTGCGCTCGCCCACGGCGGCGAGCCCGCCACCCGGCTGCAGCAGCTGTGCGGCGCCGTCACGGCCAAGGCGGTGGAGGACTGCCTGTTCTACCGCGACGCCCGGCTGGTGTCACTCAACGAAGTCGGCGGCGAGCCGCACCGGTTCGGCGTCGGCGCGGCGGAGTTCCACCACCGGGCCGTCACGCGGGCGCGGCTGTGGCCACAGGCCATGAGCGCGCTGTCCACCCACGACACCAAACGCGGCGAAGACGTGCGCGCCCGCATCGGCGTGCTGTCACAGGTTCCGTCGTTGTGGACGGAGTTCGTCGCACGCTGGGAAGTTCGGGCATCCTCCCCCGATCCGGTAACCGGACAGTTCTTGTGGCAGAACATCTTCGGTCTGTGGCCGGTCAGCGGAGAGATCACCGACGAATTGCGTGGCCGGCTGCACACCTACGCCGAAAAGGCCATCCGGGAAGCCGCCCTGCACACCTCGTGGAACGAGCCGGACGCCGCGTTCGAGGATGCCGTCCATCGATGGCTAGACACCGTGTTGGACGGGCCGGTGGCCGGCCAACTGACTGAGCTTGTCGCCCAACTGAATCCACACGGCGCCAGCGACGCGCTGGGTCAGAAGCTGCTCGCGTTGACCGTGCCGGGCATCCCCGACGTCTACCAGGGCACCGAGCTTTGGGATGACAGCCTCGTCGACCCGGACAACCGCCGCCCTGTGGATTATGCCGCTCGCCGCGCCGCGCTCGCCGCCCTGGAACACCCCAAGATGCGGGTGGTCACCACGGCGTTGCGCGTGCGCCGCGCCCACCCGGACACCTTCCGCCACGGCGCGTATGTTCCCGTGCTCGCCGATGGCGATGCCGCCGACCACCTGCTGGCGTTTCGCCGGGGTGACGACATCGTGGTCGCGGTCACCCGCTGGACCGTGCGGCTAGCTGAAAAGGGCTGGAGGAATACCGTGTTGTCGCTGCCGGAGGGCACCTGGAAAGACACTCTCACTGGGGCCATCGCGGATGGGCCGACGTCGGCTGCCCAATTGTTCGCCGACCTGCCCGTCGTGCTGCTGGAGCGCCACCGTGACTGA
- the treZ gene encoding malto-oligosyltrehalose trehalohydrolase, whose protein sequence is MTEFRVWAPKPEQVRLDVGGTVHAMTRTRDGWWHAVVDAGSDARYGYLLDDDPTVLPDPRSARQPDGVHERSQLWDPASAAWTDGDWPGRTLDGAVIYELHIGTFTRAGTFDAAIEKLDYLVDLGVDFVELMPVNSFAGTHGWGYDGVLWYSVHEPYGGPDGLVRLVDACHARGLGVLIDAVFNHLGPSGNYLPRFGPYLSSGSNPWGEGINIADADSDEVRRYIIGCALRWMRDFHADGLRLDAVHALVDTTAVHILEELATETDWLAEQLGRPLSLVAESDLNDPRLITPRDHYGYGITAQWADDIHHAIHTAVSGERQGYYADFGSLATLADTLRRGFFHAGTYSSFRRRRHGRPLDTHAIPASRLLAYTCTHDQVGNRALGDRPSQNLNPGQLAIKAALALGSPYTAMLFMGEEWGASTPFQFFSSHPEPELARATAEGRKAEFAEHGWDADDIPDPQDPETFQRSKLNWAELGAAPHDRLLNFYRDLITLRHKEPDLADPWLDHLAVDYDEELRWIVLSRGQFRIACNLGTEPVAVPVAGEVILAWDEPSASSDGTVLQGHSVAVIRLP, encoded by the coding sequence GTGACTGAATTCCGCGTCTGGGCCCCTAAACCCGAGCAGGTCCGGCTCGACGTCGGGGGCACCGTGCATGCGATGACCCGCACCCGGGACGGCTGGTGGCACGCTGTCGTCGACGCCGGCAGCGACGCCCGCTACGGATACCTGCTTGACGACGACCCCACCGTGTTGCCCGACCCGCGCTCGGCTCGCCAGCCCGACGGGGTGCACGAGCGATCGCAGTTGTGGGACCCGGCGAGTGCCGCATGGACCGACGGTGATTGGCCCGGCCGGACACTGGACGGTGCCGTGATCTACGAGCTGCATATTGGCACCTTTACCCGGGCGGGCACCTTTGATGCCGCCATCGAAAAACTGGACTATCTGGTCGATCTGGGCGTCGATTTCGTCGAGCTGATGCCGGTCAACTCCTTCGCCGGCACCCACGGTTGGGGATACGACGGGGTGTTGTGGTACAGCGTGCACGAACCGTACGGTGGTCCGGACGGTTTGGTGCGACTCGTCGACGCCTGCCACGCACGCGGTTTGGGTGTGCTGATCGACGCGGTGTTCAACCATCTGGGTCCGTCCGGGAACTATCTGCCCCGGTTCGGCCCGTATCTATCGTCGGGCAGCAACCCCTGGGGTGAAGGCATCAACATCGCCGACGCCGACTCCGACGAGGTGCGCCGCTACATCATCGGCTGCGCGCTGCGCTGGATGCGCGACTTCCACGCCGACGGTTTGCGGCTGGACGCGGTGCATGCCCTGGTCGACACCACCGCCGTACACATCCTTGAAGAGCTGGCCACCGAAACGGATTGGCTCGCCGAGCAACTGGGCCGACCGCTGTCGCTGGTCGCCGAGAGTGACCTGAACGATCCGCGGCTGATCACCCCGCGCGATCATTACGGCTACGGCATCACTGCGCAATGGGCTGATGATATCCATCACGCCATCCACACCGCGGTGTCCGGCGAACGCCAGGGCTATTACGCCGACTTCGGTTCGCTGGCCACGCTCGCGGACACGTTGCGGCGCGGGTTCTTTCACGCCGGCACCTATTCGTCGTTCCGCCGCCGTCGGCACGGTCGGCCGCTGGACACCCACGCGATACCGGCCAGCCGGTTACTCGCCTACACCTGCACGCACGATCAGGTCGGCAACCGCGCCCTCGGTGACCGGCCGTCGCAGAACCTCAACCCCGGCCAGCTGGCCATCAAGGCCGCCCTGGCGCTCGGATCCCCGTACACCGCAATGCTTTTCATGGGCGAGGAATGGGGAGCGTCGACGCCGTTCCAGTTCTTCAGCTCGCATCCCGAGCCGGAGCTGGCCCGGGCCACCGCCGAGGGGCGCAAGGCTGAGTTCGCTGAGCACGGCTGGGACGCCGACGATATTCCCGATCCGCAGGACCCGGAAACATTCCAACGCTCCAAACTGAACTGGGCCGAGCTCGGTGCCGCACCGCATGACCGGTTGCTGAATTTCTATCGCGACCTGATCACCCTGCGCCACAAGGAGCCCGACCTGGCCGACCCGTGGTTGGACCACCTCGCTGTCGACTACGACGAGGAACTGCGCTGGATCGTATTGTCCCGCGGACAATTTCGCATCGCGTGCAACCTGGGCACCGAACCGGTAGCCGTTCCGGTGGCCGGCGAAGTCATCCTTGCCTGGGATGAGCCGTCCGCGAGCAGCGACGGCACGGTGCTGCAAGGCCATTCGGTGGCCGTAATACGCCTGCCGTAA
- a CDS encoding TetR/AcrR family transcriptional regulator translates to MTEYVISLMPKPHYHHGDLAAACVRAAMELLEEDGGTAGLSLRGVARRAGVSAGAPYRHYADRDALISAVAAVGYRELAECMARAHPAPATPEELVAIGTAYVEFAVRRPALFQMMFGAPCDRENAERVAATMAIWELVSGGVRRTYPDSDVEAMSNAVWSLVHGLAFLHLDGKFDASDPAAVSGRVGAAIRAILTASYQPASV, encoded by the coding sequence ATGACGGAGTATGTGATCTCGCTCATGCCGAAGCCGCATTACCACCACGGGGATCTGGCCGCCGCATGCGTGCGCGCGGCGATGGAACTGCTCGAGGAAGACGGTGGCACGGCGGGACTTTCGCTGCGGGGGGTGGCGCGCCGGGCCGGGGTGTCTGCGGGTGCGCCGTATCGGCACTACGCGGATCGCGACGCCCTCATCTCCGCCGTCGCCGCGGTCGGCTACCGCGAGCTGGCCGAATGCATGGCCCGCGCGCATCCGGCACCCGCGACCCCCGAAGAACTCGTGGCGATCGGCACCGCATACGTCGAGTTCGCGGTGCGCCGGCCCGCGCTGTTTCAGATGATGTTCGGCGCACCCTGCGACCGGGAAAATGCCGAACGAGTCGCGGCGACCATGGCGATCTGGGAACTCGTCAGCGGCGGGGTCCGGAGAACCTATCCGGATTCCGATGTCGAGGCGATGTCCAATGCGGTCTGGAGCCTGGTGCACGGGTTGGCGTTCCTGCACCTCGACGGCAAATTCGACGCCTCGGACCCCGCGGCCGTGTCGGGCCGGGTAGGCGCCGCGATCCGGGCGATTTTGACTGCCAGCTATCAACCAGCGTCCGTCTAG
- a CDS encoding class I adenylate-forming enzyme family protein, giving the protein MHTGRTANTVAAQHVREIPRDRNPFPTAGIRRDSSGVRYYDPLPATLLEMLAARVDDHPDSEAIVELGGGRMTYRQLWDRAARVAGGLRAAGLAAGDRVAVRYPAGLNWVLAFWGTVMAGGIATLVNTRADRSEADFVLTDADARVNLTPDTPLPDGARYVTDRLTATDTAALFYTSGTTGRPKGVPTTHQAFLTAAENGARSVALPAGAELRTLISVPLFHVTGCCPQLLGAAYLGGAAVIMPTLNVDALVHALAGERISFLVSVPAIYSLLLRHKAFAGSDVSGVRWVGYGGAPIAPPLVGRLKGAFPVAEAFNGYGMTETASLLTVLPDAEAVNYADSVGYAVPSVDLGILPFGDDPTVGELVARGANVTAGYWNQPQATAETIIDGWLRTGDVVRIDAAGRVYVIDRLKDIINRGGENVSSVEVEAVLGSAPNVADACVLAVPDDVMGEKVGAVLFGGRQDIDVSAVIDYCSNHLSDYKIPQYVTVVSDPLPRNAAGKLLKSRLRQQVRWGAALR; this is encoded by the coding sequence CTGCACACCGGCCGCACCGCAAACACCGTCGCGGCGCAACACGTCCGCGAAATTCCCCGCGACCGCAATCCGTTTCCGACTGCCGGTATCCGCCGTGACAGCAGCGGCGTGCGGTATTACGACCCATTGCCCGCCACCCTGCTGGAGATGCTGGCGGCACGGGTCGACGACCACCCGGACAGCGAGGCGATCGTCGAGCTCGGCGGTGGTCGCATGACGTATCGGCAGCTGTGGGACCGTGCCGCGCGGGTTGCGGGCGGTCTGCGCGCCGCGGGCCTGGCGGCGGGTGACCGGGTGGCGGTGCGCTATCCCGCGGGCCTCAACTGGGTGCTGGCCTTCTGGGGCACGGTAATGGCAGGCGGCATCGCGACCTTGGTCAACACCCGGGCAGATCGATCCGAAGCCGACTTCGTGCTGACCGACGCCGATGCCCGGGTGAACCTCACACCCGACACACCGTTGCCCGACGGCGCGCGGTACGTGACCGACCGATTGACCGCTACAGACACCGCAGCGCTGTTCTATACCTCGGGGACCACGGGCCGCCCCAAGGGGGTACCGACCACCCATCAGGCCTTTCTCACCGCCGCCGAGAACGGTGCGCGCAGCGTCGCGCTGCCGGCCGGTGCGGAGCTACGCACCCTGATCTCGGTGCCGTTATTCCATGTGACCGGATGTTGCCCCCAGCTTCTTGGCGCCGCCTACCTCGGCGGCGCGGCGGTGATCATGCCCACGCTGAACGTCGACGCGCTGGTTCACGCACTCGCCGGCGAGCGAATCTCGTTTTTGGTGAGCGTTCCCGCTATCTACTCGCTGTTGTTGCGGCACAAGGCGTTTGCCGGAAGCGATGTGTCCGGGGTGCGCTGGGTCGGCTACGGCGGTGCGCCGATCGCCCCACCGTTGGTGGGCAGGTTGAAGGGTGCGTTCCCGGTGGCGGAGGCGTTCAACGGGTACGGCATGACCGAGACGGCCTCGCTGCTGACGGTGCTGCCCGACGCGGAGGCCGTCAACTACGCGGATTCCGTCGGCTATGCCGTGCCGTCGGTGGACCTCGGGATCCTGCCCTTCGGAGACGATCCGACGGTCGGCGAGCTCGTTGCCCGGGGCGCCAACGTCACCGCGGGCTATTGGAACCAGCCGCAGGCTACGGCCGAGACGATCATCGATGGCTGGCTGCGCACCGGCGACGTGGTCCGCATCGACGCGGCGGGCCGCGTCTACGTCATCGATCGGCTCAAGGACATCATCAACCGCGGCGGCGAAAACGTGTCCAGCGTCGAGGTTGAGGCGGTGCTCGGCTCGGCGCCCAACGTCGCGGACGCGTGTGTGTTGGCCGTCCCCGATGATGTCATGGGCGAGAAGGTCGGTGCCGTCCTGTTCGGTGGCCGGCAGGACATCGACGTGTCCGCGGTCATCGACTACTGCAGCAACCACCTCTCCGACTACAAGATCCCCCAGTACGTCACCGTGGTTTCCGACCCGCTGCCCCGCAACGCCGCCGGCAAGCTGCTCAAAAGCCGACTGCGCCAGCAGGTTCGCTGGGGTGCCGCATTGCGGTGA
- a CDS encoding alpha/beta hydrolase encodes MLEVIDKGQVTPQHPAPLLFVHGAWQAGWCWDVNFLDFFAAQGFRAVALSMRGHGESAPAKPSRLWSISHYLSDVASVVDKLSAMPVLVGHSMGGFVVQKYLEGRELPAAVLMGSAPPRGQLRSLLRSMARRPWGCTRFSLTGNPTHLYGSSAAGARELFFGDTASEELAASFAARLQPDSDRAIFFDMVAGKLVRTHKGSTPVLVIGGEKDRIYNQSDVRRTAKSYHTQPVFMPGMGHQLMLEPGWATVADTIKIWLSRHAL; translated from the coding sequence ATGCTCGAAGTAATCGACAAAGGACAAGTCACCCCGCAGCATCCGGCTCCGCTGCTGTTCGTGCACGGTGCGTGGCAGGCGGGCTGGTGCTGGGATGTGAACTTTCTCGATTTCTTTGCCGCACAAGGCTTTCGCGCGGTAGCGCTGAGCATGCGCGGTCATGGCGAAAGTGCCCCGGCCAAGCCATCACGGCTCTGGTCGATTTCGCACTACCTCAGCGATGTGGCGTCTGTGGTGGACAAGCTTTCCGCAATGCCGGTGCTAGTCGGGCATTCAATGGGCGGATTCGTGGTGCAAAAGTACCTGGAGGGTCGTGAACTGCCCGCCGCCGTACTCATGGGCTCCGCACCGCCGCGCGGCCAGCTACGTTCGCTGCTCCGATCGATGGCCCGGCGTCCCTGGGGCTGCACCAGGTTCTCCCTCACCGGCAATCCGACTCACCTGTACGGGTCCTCGGCGGCGGGGGCGCGAGAACTCTTTTTCGGCGACACCGCTTCCGAGGAGCTCGCTGCCAGCTTCGCGGCGCGGTTGCAGCCCGACAGCGATCGCGCGATCTTCTTCGACATGGTCGCGGGCAAACTGGTGCGCACCCACAAGGGCAGCACCCCCGTGCTCGTGATCGGCGGCGAAAAGGACCGGATCTACAACCAGAGCGACGTACGCCGGACGGCCAAGTCCTACCACACCCAACCCGTCTTCATGCCCGGCATGGGCCACCAACTCATGCTCGAACCCGGCTGGGCGACTGTCGCGGACACGATCAAAATCTGGCTGAGCCGGCACGCCCTATAA
- a CDS encoding aminotransferase class I/II-fold pyridoxal phosphate-dependent enzyme produces the protein MPVQFSIAGTGAESIAASVEQGISSGALAPGDALPPVRELAGQLGVNPNTAAAAYRLLRDRGAVETSGRRGTRVRHRRATTPRSLLALDVPAGVRDLSTGNPDPALLPISTVRQWHSRRRPVLYGEPAVSAELWRHARAALSADGIPAEHVAVTSGALDGIERVLTAQLRPGDRVAVEDPGWANLLDVIAALGLSVDPVRVDDDGPLVADVDRALSRGVRALVVTTRAQNPTGAALSASRAAELRTLLGRRANELLVVEDDHCAGISGVPLHALAGSTSHWAFVRSASKAYGPDLRVAVLAGDRRTVERVHGRLRLGPGWVSHLLQDLAVRMWADDSVSRRIHQAEERYRGSRVRLIAALARHGVVAHGRSGLNVWIPVPDETVAIARLITAGWAVAPGSRFRIDSAPGIRVTIADLADAEIDPLAAAVAGALRTDGRASV, from the coding sequence GTGCCAGTACAATTCAGCATAGCGGGCACGGGGGCGGAATCGATAGCCGCTAGCGTCGAACAAGGCATATCGAGCGGCGCGCTGGCGCCGGGCGACGCCTTGCCGCCGGTGCGGGAGCTCGCCGGGCAACTGGGCGTGAACCCCAACACCGCCGCCGCGGCCTACCGTCTGCTGCGCGATCGCGGGGCCGTCGAAACCTCCGGGCGACGGGGCACCCGGGTGCGGCACCGTCGCGCAACCACGCCTCGCTCGTTGCTGGCCCTGGACGTTCCCGCGGGCGTCCGCGATCTGTCCACCGGCAACCCGGACCCCGCGCTGCTGCCGATTAGTACCGTGCGGCAATGGCATTCGCGACGGCGACCGGTGCTCTACGGCGAACCGGCCGTGTCGGCAGAGCTTTGGCGGCATGCCCGCGCCGCGCTGAGTGCCGACGGTATTCCCGCCGAACACGTGGCGGTCACCAGCGGGGCGCTAGACGGCATCGAGCGGGTGCTCACCGCGCAGTTGCGCCCCGGCGACCGGGTGGCCGTCGAGGATCCAGGCTGGGCCAACCTCTTGGATGTGATTGCCGCGCTAGGGCTTTCGGTTGACCCGGTGCGGGTGGACGACGACGGCCCGCTGGTCGCCGACGTCGACCGGGCGTTGAGCCGCGGTGTCCGTGCGCTGGTGGTCACCACCCGCGCGCAAAACCCGACCGGCGCGGCGCTGTCCGCGTCGCGCGCCGCCGAACTGCGGACGCTGCTGGGCCGCCGAGCCAATGAGCTGCTGGTCGTCGAGGACGATCACTGTGCGGGGATATCCGGCGTGCCCCTGCACGCACTGGCCGGATCGACCAGTCATTGGGCGTTCGTGCGGTCGGCGTCGAAGGCGTACGGGCCCGACCTGCGGGTAGCCGTGCTGGCCGGAGATCGGCGCACCGTCGAGCGGGTGCACGGGCGGCTGCGGCTAGGGCCGGGGTGGGTAAGCCACCTGCTGCAAGACCTTGCGGTGCGCATGTGGGCCGACGACTCGGTATCCCGTCGCATTCACCAGGCCGAGGAGCGCTACCGCGGCAGCCGGGTGCGCCTAATTGCCGCGTTGGCCCGCCACGGCGTCGTCGCGCACGGTCGCTCCGGGCTGAACGTGTGGATCCCGGTTCCCGACGAGACGGTCGCGATCGCCCGGTTGATCACCGCGGGTTGGGCGGTGGCGCCCGGCAGCCGGTTCCGGATCGATAGCGCGCCCGGAATCCGGGTCACCATCGCCGATTTGGCCGACGCCGAGATCGATCCGCTCGCCGCCGCCGTCGCCGGGGCACTGCGCACGGACGGGCGCGCGAGTGTCTGA
- a CDS encoding pyridoxamine 5'-phosphate oxidase family protein, which translates to MYYYNSEGNTMDYLPTPRTTPSRYQERARYDRPTVHRILDEALICHLGYVADGRPVVLPTTHARLGETLYLHGSTGSRPMLSARSSLPVCVTATLVDALVLARSALHHSLAYRSVVAVGDARRVDDPAEKRRALGALLDHVAAGRAEDCRAPNTRELAATAVLALDLAEVSAKVRAGGPVDEPEDCTLPHWAGVVPLTVRAGVPVPADDLDPAIVAPGYLTRYSR; encoded by the coding sequence ATGTACTATTACAATAGTGAAGGCAACACGATGGACTACCTTCCCACGCCCCGAACGACACCCAGCCGCTACCAGGAGCGCGCGCGCTACGACCGCCCCACCGTCCATCGCATCCTCGACGAGGCCCTGATTTGTCACCTCGGCTACGTCGCGGACGGGCGGCCGGTCGTGTTGCCGACCACCCACGCACGCCTCGGGGAGACCTTGTACCTGCACGGTTCCACCGGCAGCCGACCGATGCTGAGCGCCCGGTCCAGCCTGCCGGTGTGCGTCACGGCCACCCTGGTCGACGCCCTGGTACTGGCCCGTTCGGCGCTGCACCATTCGCTCGCCTACCGCTCGGTGGTGGCCGTGGGGGATGCGCGGCGGGTCGACGATCCCGCGGAGAAGCGGCGCGCCTTGGGCGCGCTGCTCGACCACGTCGCCGCGGGCCGGGCCGAGGACTGCCGGGCGCCGAACACGCGCGAATTGGCGGCCACCGCGGTGCTCGCGCTGGACCTAGCCGAGGTGTCGGCCAAGGTCCGTGCCGGTGGGCCCGTTGACGAACCGGAGGATTGCACACTGCCGCACTGGGCCGGCGTGGTTCCGCTGACCGTGCGCGCCGGCGTCCCGGTTCCCGCCGACGACCTCGATCCGGCGATCGTCGCGCCCGGCTACCTGACGCGGTACTCGCGGTGA
- the ilvA gene encoding threonine ammonia-lyase IlvA — protein sequence MSASLSQSPSMSPLPVLTAADIDAAAERIAAVVTPTPLQYSDRLSAITGAQVYLKREDLQVVRSYKLRGAYNLLVQLSAEEIGAGVVCSSAGNHAQGFAYACRTLGVRGRVYVPAKTPKQKRDRIRYHGDGFIELIVGGSTYDLAAEAALQDVQRTGATLVPPFDDVRTMAGQGTIAVEMLDQLDKLGVGEPDMVVVPVGGGGCIAGITTYLAERTSSTAVLGIEPAGAAAMMAALAAGEPVTLDHVDQFVDGAAVKRAGALPHAALAAAGDMVSITTVDEGAVCTAMLDLYQNEGIIAEPAGALSVTGLLEAEIEPGSTVVCLISGGNNDVSRYGEVLERSLVHLGLKHYFLVDFPQEPGALRRFLDEVLGPNDDITLFEYVKRNNRETGAALVGIQLGSSADLDDLVARMRETEIHFEKLQPGSPAYRYLQL from the coding sequence GTGTCCGCGTCACTGAGCCAGAGCCCGAGCATGTCACCGCTGCCTGTCCTGACCGCGGCCGACATTGACGCTGCGGCCGAGCGAATTGCGGCGGTGGTCACGCCCACCCCGTTGCAGTACAGCGACCGGCTGTCGGCGATCACCGGTGCGCAGGTCTACCTGAAGCGGGAAGACCTGCAGGTGGTGCGGTCCTACAAGCTGCGCGGTGCCTACAACCTGCTGGTACAGCTGTCCGCGGAGGAGATCGGCGCCGGGGTGGTCTGCTCCTCGGCGGGCAACCACGCCCAGGGCTTCGCCTATGCGTGCCGCACCCTCGGGGTCCGTGGCCGCGTCTACGTGCCGGCCAAGACGCCCAAGCAAAAGCGGGACCGGATCCGCTATCACGGCGATGGCTTCATCGAGCTGATCGTGGGCGGTTCCACCTACGATCTGGCCGCCGAGGCCGCGCTGCAGGACGTCCAGCGCACCGGTGCCACGCTGGTGCCGCCGTTCGACGACGTCCGCACCATGGCCGGCCAGGGCACCATCGCCGTCGAGATGCTGGACCAGCTCGACAAGCTCGGGGTGGGGGAGCCGGATATGGTCGTCGTCCCTGTCGGCGGGGGTGGGTGCATCGCGGGCATCACGACCTATCTGGCCGAGCGGACGTCGAGCACCGCGGTGCTGGGCATCGAGCCGGCCGGCGCCGCGGCGATGATGGCCGCGCTGGCCGCCGGTGAGCCGGTCACCCTGGACCACGTGGACCAGTTCGTCGACGGCGCCGCGGTGAAGCGGGCGGGAGCACTGCCGCATGCCGCGCTGGCCGCCGCGGGCGACATGGTCTCGATCACGACGGTCGACGAGGGCGCGGTGTGCACCGCGATGCTCGACCTCTACCAGAACGAGGGCATCATTGCCGAGCCGGCGGGCGCGCTGTCGGTGACCGGACTGCTGGAGGCCGAGATCGAACCCGGCTCCACGGTCGTCTGCCTGATCTCGGGCGGCAACAACGACGTCTCCCGCTACGGCGAGGTGCTCGAGCGGTCGCTAGTCCACCTCGGTCTCAAGCACTACTTCCTCGTCGACTTTCCGCAGGAACCCGGCGCGCTGCGGCGATTCCTCGACGAGGTGCTCGGACCCAACGACGACATCACCCTGTTCGAGTACGTCAAGCGCAATAACCGGGAAACCGGTGCAGCGCTGGTCGGGATCCAGCTCGGCTCGTCGGCCGACTTGGACGACCTGGTCGCGCGGATGCGCGAGACCGAGATCCACTTCGAGAAACTGCAGCCGGGCTCGCCGGCCTACCGCTACCTGCAGCTGTGA